A stretch of Synechococcus sp. WH 8020 DNA encodes these proteins:
- a CDS encoding uroporphyrinogen-III synthase codes for MISESSPGLQGCTIVVTRAREQLGEARTLLEQQGAKVLDLPALEIGPPDEWGPLDDALGELDEFHWVVFSSANGVQAVDERLRLQGSSLGRRPAGLRIAAVGRKTARLLDHLGAPADFVPPDFVADSLIEHFPVSGWGLRLLLPRVQSGGRTLLAEAFGEAGARVVEVPAYESRCPADMPETTAKALASGEVDAITFSSGKTVLHTAALLEQTLGSETAARAISSVALVSIGPQTSQRCLKQFGRVDQEANPHDLDGLTQACLQVMQTRCDRPD; via the coding sequence ATGATTTCTGAAAGCAGTCCAGGCCTGCAGGGGTGCACCATCGTCGTCACGAGGGCCCGTGAACAGCTAGGGGAAGCCCGCACCCTGTTGGAACAACAGGGTGCGAAGGTCCTCGACCTGCCGGCTTTAGAAATCGGTCCTCCCGATGAATGGGGTCCTCTGGATGATGCCCTTGGCGAATTGGATGAGTTTCACTGGGTGGTCTTCTCCAGCGCCAATGGCGTGCAAGCCGTGGATGAACGTCTGCGGCTCCAAGGCAGCAGTCTGGGCCGAAGACCTGCTGGGCTTCGAATCGCCGCTGTAGGACGCAAAACGGCACGGCTTCTGGACCATCTGGGGGCACCCGCTGATTTTGTACCACCTGACTTCGTGGCAGACAGTCTGATCGAACACTTCCCTGTTTCAGGTTGGGGACTCAGACTCCTGCTCCCACGGGTGCAAAGCGGAGGCCGCACGCTGCTCGCCGAAGCCTTTGGGGAGGCGGGCGCCAGGGTGGTAGAGGTGCCTGCCTACGAATCCCGCTGTCCAGCCGACATGCCAGAAACAACGGCCAAGGCGTTGGCTTCAGGTGAGGTGGATGCGATCACATTCAGCAGTGGGAAAACAGTCCTCCATACGGCTGCACTGCTGGAGCAAACCTTGGGCTCTGAGACAGCAGCCCGTGCCATCAGCTCCGTAGCACTGGTGTCGATTGGGCCCCAGACCAGCCAGCGTTGTCTTAAACAATTCGGACGGGTCGACCAGGAAGCCAACCCCCACGACCTCGATGGTTTAACCCAGGCCTGCCTTCAGGTGATGCAGACCCGCTGCGACCGCCCGGACTGA
- a CDS encoding SRPBCC family protein has product MGRWLDHTVITEVQAPVDRVWTVWSDFEAMPRWMRWIESVKTREDPDLTDWTLAAQGFRFQWKARITSRIDQQQLQWESVGGLPTKGAVRFYQEQPEITAVKLSVSYELPGVLAPLMEPTILGGIVTKELQANLDRFRDLVESDYTPRTEH; this is encoded by the coding sequence ATGGGACGTTGGCTCGACCACACGGTCATCACCGAAGTTCAAGCCCCTGTCGATCGGGTTTGGACTGTTTGGAGTGATTTCGAAGCGATGCCTCGCTGGATGCGCTGGATCGAATCCGTCAAGACCCGTGAGGATCCTGACCTAACGGATTGGACTTTGGCGGCTCAAGGTTTCCGTTTTCAATGGAAAGCGCGCATTACGAGCCGCATTGATCAGCAGCAATTGCAGTGGGAATCGGTGGGGGGACTCCCGACCAAAGGTGCCGTTCGTTTTTATCAAGAGCAGCCCGAGATCACCGCTGTGAAGTTGAGCGTGAGCTACGAACTTCCCGGAGTCTTGGCACCGCTGATGGAACCGACCATCCTGGGAGGAATTGTCACCAAGGAGCTCCAGGCGAACCTTGATCGTTTTAGGGATTTGGTTGAAAGCGATTACACACCAAGGACGGAGCATTGA